From the Candidatus Nomurabacteria bacterium genome, one window contains:
- a CDS encoding extracellular solute-binding protein, with the protein MSNFQIALSVIFGFAFLLAVAIFSGFIKIPDRNAGGIEGATGQVVMWGTIDDGAFRDTIEDFNRNKDYSLRYIEKKSSTFDAELIEALASGKGPDLVLVSQDMLWKYKNKAYVIPYEGYSERVFLDTFIPESEIYLVKEGILALPFTVDPLVLYYNKNTFTSTGIVSYPKTWTELVNIVPLLVEKDASGNIIRGAIGMGSFTNVTHAKEILATLFLQSGVDITSYDRTTGELDAAIKSTSNNSSVAEQVTEFFTNFTDPVLSTYTWNTALPESRDAFIAGDLAMYIGYASEVESIRAKNPNLDFDVAPIPQLDNTKTKVTFGDMKGIMIMNASKNRNTAYVVSALLSGNEFLSSFTPNLNLPPVRRDLLASRPTDPILSIFYTEALISRGWIDPSSIKTTDILSRLTSGIYEPYQAVSLANEELSLFINSGI; encoded by the coding sequence ATGTCGAATTTTCAAATTGCGCTTTCAGTAATATTTGGTTTTGCTTTTTTGCTAGCCGTAGCAATATTTTCTGGTTTCATAAAAATTCCAGATAGAAATGCTGGTGGAATTGAAGGTGCGACTGGTCAGGTTGTAATGTGGGGAACTATTGATGATGGGGCTTTTAGAGATACGATAGAAGATTTCAATAGAAACAAAGATTACTCACTGCGCTATATAGAAAAGAAGTCTTCAACTTTCGATGCAGAGCTAATAGAAGCATTGGCTAGCGGTAAAGGCCCAGATCTTGTGCTTGTTTCGCAAGATATGTTATGGAAATATAAAAACAAAGCTTACGTAATACCTTATGAAGGGTATAGTGAGCGTGTCTTTTTAGATACTTTTATTCCCGAGTCTGAAATATATTTGGTAAAAGAGGGAATACTCGCTCTACCTTTTACTGTTGATCCACTGGTCCTCTATTACAATAAAAATACTTTTACATCTACTGGGATAGTCTCCTATCCAAAGACTTGGACTGAACTTGTAAATATTGTTCCGCTTCTTGTTGAGAAAGATGCTAGTGGAAATATAATTCGTGGAGCTATAGGTATGGGATCTTTTACAAATGTTACTCATGCAAAAGAAATACTCGCTACACTTTTTTTACAATCAGGTGTTGATATTACATCATACGACCGTACTACTGGGGAACTAGACGCAGCTATAAAATCTACATCAAATAATTCATCAGTTGCAGAACAAGTAACAGAATTTTTCACAAATTTCACAGATCCAGTATTGTCTACTTACACATGGAATACTGCTCTCCCAGAATCTCGTGATGCATTTATAGCGGGCGACCTGGCTATGTATATAGGATATGCTAGTGAGGTGGAAAGTATCAGGGCAAAAAATCCAAATCTAGATTTTGATGTTGCTCCGATTCCGCAATTGGACAATACAAAGACTAAGGTCACTTTTGGTGATATGAAGGGAATTATGATAATGAATGCTTCTAAAAACCGAAACACAGCATATGTTGTCTCAGCATTGCTGTCAGGCAATGAATTCCTGTCTTCTTTTACCCCAAACCTAAATCTTCCGCCGGTTCGCAGAGACTTGCTTGCTAGTAGACCAACAGACCCAATACTTTCCATATTCTATACAGAGGCTCTTATATCTCGTGGTTGGATTGATCCATCTAGTATAAAGACAACAGACATACTTAGTCGTCTAACTTCTGGAATCTACGAACCATACCAAGCAGTTTCTCTTGCTAACGAAGAATTATCTTTATTTATAAATAGCGGAATATAA
- a CDS encoding TrbC/VirB2 family protein, with protein MKKIPSIFSGLLIFSFIFIFSSVLSPDFASAESLIPCDGGPTNGCDFNDLMALVNNVINFLIFDLALPIAAVVIAYAGFLFLTSGDEPGKRTKAKNMLVNIVIGLVLALASWLIVQTILLSLGYDGPLFLSND; from the coding sequence ATGAAAAAAATACCTTCTATATTTTCTGGTTTACTAATATTTTCATTTATATTTATATTTAGTTCTGTGCTTTCTCCTGATTTTGCATCAGCCGAATCTTTGATTCCATGTGACGGTGGTCCTACAAATGGATGTGACTTCAACGATCTTATGGCTTTGGTAAACAATGTGATCAACTTTTTGATATTTGACCTCGCACTACCTATTGCGGCTGTGGTTATAGCTTATGCTGGTTTCTTATTTCTCACTAGTGGAGATGAGCCAGGCAAGCGCACAAAGGCAAAGAACATGCTTGTGAATATAGTTATAGGTTTGGTACTTGCACTTGCGAGTTGGCTTATAGTGCAAACAATACTTTTATCACTCGGCTATGATGGACCACTCTTTCTTAGTAACGATTAG
- a CDS encoding class I SAM-dependent methyltransferase — MDIDFGVPASNLKQFGLGSTLHVADLGAGSGHYTRALSGMLSEGKVYAIEVQKEILERLKNDLSREGKTNVEYIWANIEKMGGTKLADNSLDAVVISNVFFQIEDKVTFIKEVKRILKPKGRILLIDWSGSFGGMGPTSESVVTEDSARSLFENNGFVFEKNINAGANHWGMVLVK; from the coding sequence ATGGATATAGACTTTGGAGTTCCAGCAAGCAATTTAAAACAATTTGGTTTAGGGAGCACTCTACATGTTGCTGATTTAGGTGCAGGTTCTGGGCATTACACAAGAGCTTTGTCTGGCATGCTTAGTGAAGGTAAAGTTTATGCTATAGAAGTTCAAAAAGAGATACTAGAGCGTTTAAAGAATGATCTCTCTCGTGAAGGTAAAACAAACGTAGAATATATCTGGGCAAATATAGAAAAAATGGGTGGTACAAAATTGGCTGACAATTCTCTTGATGCAGTTGTAATTTCTAATGTATTTTTTCAAATTGAAGATAAAGTAACTTTCATAAAAGAAGTTAAAAGAATTCTTAAGCCAAAAGGTAGAATACTTTTGATAGATTGGTCAGGCTCGTTTGGTGGCATGGGTCCAACAAGTGAATCTGTTGTTACAGAAGATAGTGCGCGAAGCTTGTTTGAAAACAATGGTTTTGTTTTTGAAAAAAATATAAACGCTGGAGCAAATCACTGGGGGATGGTTTTGGTGAAATAG